Proteins from a genomic interval of Psychrobacter fulvigenes:
- a CDS encoding ABC transporter permease — MSKDSNNKTADANTKTKAPYQTDLSTRIFTHIVSLSPKFLLLLLILPVLGGLLSVLLPAFSWVPALEKTTVSLQGFHDLWQTPGLTQMVALSIATGLISTLLAFVMTLMILAAFFNSVWLTRIERLLSPILVIPHAAAAIAVGFLIAPSGMFSRLISPWLSGWELAPGGIFPHDPYGISIIFGLTLKELPFLLLMALGALAQPELGKKLRQQYKVALNLGYYPITAFFKAVLPVLYPFLRLPILAVLAYASASVEMPLILGPNTPPTLAVTIMQWFNDVDLNLRIKASAGALLQLALTGGLIALWLGSEKAIKACFNGTLINGKRHYADALWQKITATLTTVVIGFILLALIGLVMWSVAGFWRFPAVLPEQLVLLHFQSAFTQMGTPLFNILAIGIVSTVFAIMLTLLCLEAEQLSKKSLSKFTSLIIYLPLLVPSIAFLFGLVWLQQLVNNQTAFFNVAFTHLLFVLPYVFLSLASSYRRLDPRFAHVAASLGATPVKVFLQVKLPQLFAPLLIAIALGLAISFGQYLPTLLAGGGRIATITTEAVTLANGASRRTSAVYAIIQMILPLIGFILAWVLPKYFFKSGTR; from the coding sequence ATGAGTAAAGATTCTAATAATAAAACGGCTGATGCAAATACGAAAACGAAAGCACCTTATCAAACAGACCTATCTACGCGCATCTTTACGCACATTGTATCCTTAAGTCCGAAATTTTTATTGCTACTGCTAATATTACCGGTACTCGGTGGTTTACTCAGCGTGCTGTTACCTGCCTTTAGCTGGGTACCTGCACTTGAGAAAACGACTGTTAGTCTACAAGGCTTCCATGATCTTTGGCAGACGCCTGGTCTTACTCAAATGGTCGCTTTAAGTATAGCTACTGGATTGATAAGTACGTTACTCGCTTTTGTGATGACCTTAATGATTTTGGCGGCGTTTTTTAATAGCGTTTGGCTGACTCGTATTGAGCGTTTGCTTAGTCCAATCTTGGTCATTCCTCATGCAGCAGCAGCCATAGCGGTTGGCTTTTTAATTGCGCCTTCTGGTATGTTTTCACGCCTCATCTCACCATGGCTAAGTGGCTGGGAATTGGCGCCAGGCGGTATATTTCCACATGATCCCTACGGTATCAGTATTATCTTTGGTTTAACGTTGAAAGAGCTGCCATTTTTATTACTCATGGCACTAGGCGCTTTGGCGCAACCAGAGCTTGGTAAAAAGCTACGTCAGCAATATAAAGTCGCGTTAAATCTCGGCTATTACCCCATTACTGCCTTTTTTAAAGCGGTACTTCCTGTCCTCTATCCTTTTTTACGTTTGCCTATCTTAGCCGTGCTTGCCTATGCCAGTGCCAGTGTCGAGATGCCATTGATACTCGGTCCAAACACGCCGCCAACGCTTGCGGTTACTATCATGCAATGGTTTAACGATGTAGATTTAAACCTACGTATAAAAGCTTCGGCAGGCGCGTTATTACAATTGGCGTTGACGGGTGGCCTAATCGCCTTGTGGCTTGGTAGCGAAAAAGCGATAAAAGCTTGCTTTAATGGCACATTGATAAATGGCAAGCGCCACTATGCCGATGCACTCTGGCAAAAAATCACCGCCACGCTGACCACTGTGGTGATTGGCTTTATTTTGCTGGCGCTCATTGGTCTGGTCATGTGGTCAGTGGCTGGTTTTTGGCGCTTTCCAGCCGTATTGCCAGAGCAGTTGGTGTTATTACATTTTCAAAGTGCCTTTACGCAAATGGGTACGCCATTATTTAATATTCTTGCTATCGGTATCGTGAGTACCGTATTTGCCATTATGCTGACTTTATTATGTTTGGAAGCCGAACAACTAAGTAAAAAGTCTCTTTCAAAATTTACCAGTTTAATTATCTATTTGCCACTGTTAGTGCCCAGCATTGCCTTTTTATTTGGTTTGGTATGGTTACAGCAGTTGGTAAATAACCAAACAGCGTTTTTTAATGTGGCATTTACCCATCTGCTCTTCGTGCTGCCCTACGTGTTTTTATCGCTTGCCAGTAGCTACAGGCGTCTAGACCCTCGTTTTGCTCATGTAGCCGCGAGCCTTGGTGCGACACCGGTCAAAGTATTTTTACAGGTGAAATTACCGCAACTGTTTGCGCCGCTGTTAATTGCTATTGCCCTTGGTTTGGCCATTAGCTTTGGTCAGTATTTGCCGACATTATTGGCAGGCGGCGGACGTATCGCCACCATCACCACCGAAGCGGTGACTCTCGCAAATGGTGCCAGTAGGCGCACCAGTGCGGTGTACGCCATCATCCAAATGATACTGCCATTAATTGGCTTTATATTGGCATGGGTATTGCCGAAGTATTTCTTTAAAAGTGGCACTCGTTAG
- a CDS encoding ATP-binding cassette domain-containing protein, whose translation MQSSLQIKDLQLYREGTLLLSLDEQIAGGEILTVMGPSGSGKSSLLNWLTGTLPNGFTATGEVWLNDKNVGHLPTHLRHIGVLYQDALLFSHLSVAGNIAFAMPKNNKMGDRKQRSEKIEQALAQVGLAGMGNRHPDNLSGGQQARVALLRTLLSEPKAILLDEPFSKLDTQLRVDTRQLVFKQIRTHKLPAIMVTHDHSDAEAAKGKVIHLDL comes from the coding sequence ATGCAATCATCTTTACAGATAAAAGACTTACAGTTATATCGAGAAGGCACGCTACTACTCAGCCTAGATGAGCAGATTGCTGGTGGCGAAATATTGACCGTCATGGGCCCATCTGGCAGTGGTAAATCGAGCTTATTGAACTGGCTAACAGGCACCTTACCAAATGGTTTTACCGCTACTGGTGAGGTCTGGTTAAATGATAAAAATGTAGGCCATCTGCCGACGCACCTGCGCCATATTGGAGTACTGTATCAAGATGCCCTACTGTTTTCGCATTTATCGGTAGCGGGTAATATTGCTTTTGCGATGCCTAAAAATAATAAAATGGGCGATAGAAAACAGCGTAGTGAAAAAATAGAACAGGCGCTGGCACAAGTGGGATTAGCAGGCATGGGAAATCGCCATCCTGACAACCTATCGGGCGGACAACAAGCACGAGTGGCGCTACTGCGCACATTGCTCAGCGAGCCAAAAGCGATACTACTTGATGAGCCTTTTAGCAAGTTAGATACCCAACTTCGAGTAGATACGCGGCAACTGGTATTTAAGCAAATTCGTACTCATAAACTTCCCGCCATCATGGTCACGCACGATCATAGCGATGCTGAGGCCGCAAAGGGTAAAGTGATTCATTTAGACTTGTAG
- a CDS encoding CDP-alcohol phosphatidyltransferase family protein: protein MLDKFLTPMIKPILAPVVIVLHKRGITADQLTVAGFLIGMLALPLLAFELWYGALAAIVLNRIFDGLDGALARHAQQSSSAGGYLDITLDFLFYAAVPLGFILANPEQNAIAGALLLAAFIGTGSSFLAFAIAAEKFKLDKPQFKYKSFYYLNGLTEGTETIALFVAFCLWPQHFVLLASIFATACAITIFTRIHGGYHTLKQLEADAIIGSK from the coding sequence ATGCTAGACAAATTTCTCACGCCCATGATTAAGCCGATACTAGCCCCTGTGGTCATTGTATTGCACAAGCGCGGTATTACAGCTGATCAGCTCACGGTAGCAGGCTTTTTAATCGGCATGTTAGCCTTACCATTACTTGCGTTTGAGCTGTGGTATGGCGCACTTGCAGCGATTGTATTGAATCGCATTTTTGATGGTCTTGATGGCGCGCTAGCTCGTCATGCACAGCAAAGCTCAAGTGCAGGCGGCTACTTAGATATTACGCTCGACTTTTTATTTTATGCAGCAGTGCCGCTGGGATTTATCTTGGCAAATCCTGAACAGAATGCCATTGCAGGTGCTTTACTACTCGCCGCTTTTATTGGTACAGGCTCTAGCTTTTTAGCGTTTGCCATCGCGGCGGAAAAGTTTAAACTGGATAAACCACAGTTTAAGTATAAAAGTTTTTATTATTTAAACGGTTTGACGGAAGGCACCGAAACCATTGCGCTGTTTGTTGCCTTTTGCCTTTGGCCACAGCACTTTGTACTACTCGCTAGCATTTTTGCCACGGCCTGCGCGATTACGATTTTTACCCGTATCCATGGCGGCTATCATACCCTTAAACAGTTAGAGGCTGATGCTATAATCGGTTCAAAATAA
- a CDS encoding sterol desaturase family protein produces the protein MTNEVWWRLGFFLSILVIMMLIEWRMPARKAPIKSRKRWFANFGLVFASSVIARLAVPVGLTAVALYNQQHGIGLFNTIDLPSIVVIILSLILLDIIIYWQHRLFHRVPILWRLHKVHHADAHVDASIGLRFHPIEIVLSILVKLVAVSLLGVPAIAVLIFEIALNGLAMFNHANIRLPPALEKPLRLVLMTQILHRIHHSQRVSETNSNYGFSVIWWDWIFGSYKDAAQKPDEKLDIGLKEYPSPKQNASLWGLLAMPFRNK, from the coding sequence ATGACTAATGAAGTATGGTGGCGACTTGGGTTCTTTTTGAGCATTTTAGTGATTATGATGCTGATTGAATGGCGCATGCCTGCCCGTAAAGCTCCCATCAAAAGCCGTAAACGCTGGTTTGCTAACTTTGGCTTGGTGTTTGCGTCATCCGTTATTGCTCGTCTAGCGGTGCCTGTCGGTCTAACCGCTGTGGCGCTTTATAATCAGCAGCATGGGATTGGTCTATTCAATACTATCGACTTGCCAAGCATTGTTGTCATCATATTAAGCCTAATATTGCTCGATATCATCATTTACTGGCAACATCGATTATTCCATCGCGTGCCTATTCTATGGCGTTTGCATAAAGTCCATCACGCTGATGCGCATGTTGATGCCAGTATAGGGCTTAGGTTTCATCCAATTGAAATCGTTTTAAGCATTTTAGTGAAGCTCGTTGCCGTCAGCTTATTGGGCGTCCCTGCCATCGCAGTACTGATTTTTGAGATTGCGCTAAATGGCTTAGCGATGTTTAACCATGCCAATATTCGTTTGCCACCCGCCCTTGAAAAGCCACTGCGCTTAGTATTGATGACGCAGATTTTGCACCGTATTCACCACAGCCAACGCGTCAGTGAGACCAACTCAAACTATGGCTTTAGCGTTATCTGGTGGGATTGGATTTTTGGTAGTTATAAAGACGCTGCGCAGAAGCCTGACGAAAAGCTAGATATCGGGCTAAAAGAGTACCCCTCACCCAAACAAAACGCCTCGCTATGGGGATTGCTAGCGATGCCGTTTAGAAATAAATGA
- a CDS encoding histidine phosphatase family protein, translating to MTLYIWRHPKPIAAEGICIGQTDIGVDRRKLKRLANQIERFVLLHQLPKVIWVSPLQRSLKVGQILAQRGFQCRIAPELAEINFGEWDGRPWEQIAKQEIDDWCDNFAHFTPDNGESLQQLFDRVEGWLNKVFAEQGNTPILAIGHAGWINAAKMMDAGQDVPQIAADWPSSVAYRECSCLELSNN from the coding sequence ATGACTCTTTATATCTGGCGTCATCCTAAGCCCATCGCAGCTGAGGGTATCTGTATTGGGCAAACGGACATAGGAGTAGATAGGCGTAAATTAAAGCGCCTTGCCAATCAAATCGAGCGCTTTGTGCTTCTGCACCAATTACCTAAAGTCATTTGGGTAAGTCCATTACAACGCTCACTAAAAGTCGGGCAGATACTGGCGCAACGTGGCTTTCAATGTCGAATTGCGCCAGAGCTTGCAGAGATTAATTTTGGCGAATGGGATGGTCGCCCTTGGGAGCAAATCGCTAAGCAAGAGATTGATGACTGGTGTGATAACTTTGCGCACTTTACGCCCGATAATGGGGAAAGTTTGCAGCAGCTATTTGACCGTGTTGAAGGGTGGTTGAATAAAGTTTTTGCTGAACAAGGCAACACCCCAATACTAGCAATAGGTCATGCGGGCTGGATTAATGCTGCCAAGATGATGGATGCTGGGCAAGATGTACCGCAGATAGCAGCTGATTGGCCGTCTTCGGTTGCTTATAGGGAGTGTAGTTGTTTGGAGCTTTCAAACAATTAG
- the cobS gene encoding adenosylcobinamide-GDP ribazoletransferase, with amino-acid sequence MSQLSKKPSKQESKQSLNQPEPSQQSSPKSVGQFIKHEWILLLVAIQFLTRLPVPPFKNYNPQWLHQSSRHFPAVGLLVGLLCAGVFWLGSVLFTPLVAAVLSTVFGIKLTGAFHEDGLADSCDGLGGGLTRERTLTIMKDSRLGTYGVLGLVSALLLKISLLATMPLSVAIVALIIGHTASRLLCISLLALLPYGGQIEHAKAKPMAQQLTALQGLFSSGWLLVAGVLVMVIFPNAIQQISIDQWLLALILALVATEYMRRLLRRRLDGYTGDGLGATQQLSEVAIYAGLAAAIPFL; translated from the coding sequence ATGTCACAATTATCAAAAAAACCATCAAAGCAAGAATCAAAACAGTCATTAAATCAGCCAGAGCCGTCACAGCAGTCTTCGCCTAAAAGCGTTGGTCAATTCATAAAGCATGAATGGATATTGTTACTGGTCGCTATTCAGTTTTTGACCCGATTGCCAGTCCCGCCATTCAAAAACTACAATCCGCAATGGCTACACCAGAGCAGCCGTCATTTCCCCGCAGTCGGTTTGCTGGTTGGACTACTTTGCGCTGGCGTGTTTTGGCTCGGCAGTGTTTTATTCACGCCCTTAGTTGCTGCGGTGCTGAGTACGGTATTCGGGATTAAGCTTACGGGCGCTTTTCACGAAGATGGTCTTGCGGATAGTTGTGATGGTTTGGGCGGCGGTCTGACACGTGAGCGCACGTTGACCATTATGAAAGATTCACGCCTAGGGACTTATGGCGTGTTAGGTCTGGTCTCTGCGCTATTGCTAAAGATATCTTTATTAGCCACCATGCCGTTATCGGTAGCTATCGTCGCGCTGATTATTGGCCATACTGCGTCGCGTTTGCTATGTATTAGCCTGCTTGCGCTGCTGCCGTATGGCGGTCAGATAGAACATGCCAAGGCCAAACCTATGGCGCAGCAGTTGACAGCGTTACAAGGGTTATTCAGTAGCGGTTGGTTGCTCGTGGCAGGAGTTTTAGTAATGGTTATATTTCCTAATGCCATACAGCAGATTAGCATCGATCAGTGGTTATTGGCTTTGATATTGGCTTTAGTTGCCACTGAATATATGCGGCGCTTATTACGTAGGCGTCTGGATGGCTATACTGGCGATGGACTAGGGGCGACACAACAGCTGAGTGAAGTCGCTATTTATGCAGGTTTGGCAGCGGCTATACCTTTTTTATAA
- the cobT gene encoding nicotinate-nucleotide--dimethylbenzimidazole phosphoribosyltransferase: MIALTTFTAPTIANTENNELRQQLQQIIDSKTKPLGALGRLETLALQLGMIQGTLTPHITQPQIRVFAADHGLTKHGTSAYPSVVTAQMVYNFLQGGAAINVLARQHSIELKVVDAGVDADFANSPFKDHPQLLNYKVRHGSRDALTEPAMTEAECLAALKNGMKVAEDLAGNLLIVGEMGIGNTSAASLLLARLGDVPIADCIGRGTGLDDAGLQHKTDILTQVLVRHNEAQSPLDALAALGGLEIAMMAGALIQAASERRILLIDGFIASSALLVAERLSPGVAQYAIFAHHSVEPGHTHLLKLLNAEPLLNMGMRLGEGSGAALAYPLLQSACAIINEMASFSDAGISEQNS, translated from the coding sequence ATGATAGCCTTGACCACTTTTACCGCGCCAACCATTGCCAATACAGAAAATAATGAACTACGTCAGCAACTACAACAAATTATAGACTCAAAAACTAAACCACTTGGCGCACTGGGTCGCTTAGAGACACTGGCACTGCAATTGGGCATGATTCAGGGGACGCTTACACCGCATATTACCCAACCACAGATTCGAGTATTTGCCGCTGACCATGGTTTAACTAAGCATGGAACCTCAGCCTATCCAAGTGTCGTCACCGCGCAAATGGTATATAATTTCTTGCAAGGTGGCGCTGCTATCAATGTCTTGGCGCGTCAGCATAGTATTGAGCTAAAGGTAGTCGATGCTGGGGTAGATGCGGATTTTGCCAATTCTCCTTTCAAAGACCACCCGCAATTGCTCAATTATAAAGTCCGTCATGGTAGCCGAGACGCGCTAACAGAACCTGCCATGACCGAAGCGGAATGCTTGGCAGCGCTAAAGAACGGTATGAAAGTGGCCGAAGATTTAGCAGGTAATCTGTTGATCGTCGGTGAGATGGGCATTGGCAACACTTCAGCGGCGAGTCTTTTGCTGGCGAGATTAGGTGATGTGCCGATTGCTGATTGTATTGGTCGTGGTACCGGTCTCGATGATGCAGGTCTACAGCATAAGACGGATATTTTAACGCAAGTATTAGTGCGTCATAATGAGGCGCAGTCTCCATTGGACGCGCTCGCGGCATTAGGTGGACTTGAGATAGCCATGATGGCAGGTGCGCTGATTCAGGCCGCTAGCGAACGCCGTATTTTATTAATCGATGGCTTTATTGCCAGCAGCGCTTTACTGGTTGCGGAGCGCCTATCACCCGGTGTCGCTCAATACGCCATATTTGCCCATCATTCAGTCGAGCCGGGGCATACACATTTATTAAAATTACTTAATGCTGAGCCATTACTTAATATGGGTATGCGTTTGGGCGAGGGTAGCGGCGCGGCGCTTGCTTATCCACTATTGCAGTCCGCTTGTGCCATTATCAATGAGATGGCAAGCTTTAGTGACGCGGGTATTAGTGAGCAAAACAGTTAA
- a CDS encoding glycerate kinase: MKILIAPDSFKESLEAIEVRRAIQSGFNQVFPNADYSLLPMADGGEGTSAVLSYALGGRWKNVFVNDPLMRPITAKYLLLENETAMIEIAQACGLHLLTNEERNPLITSSYGVGELIADALDEGVKRIIIGLGGSATNDAGLGMLMALGMIFCDDEGTPLAQGGSELANLQQIDGAKLHPKLQDTVFEVACDVTNPLCGESGASAIFGPQKGASPEQVALLDKALSHFAMVSGQQGYQDCQNISGAGAAGGLGYALMTFCGANLKSGFDTVAETVSLEEHIASADLVITGEGKLDAQTLMGKVAGGISMMAKANGKPIIAICGSVDTLNPTQTTGFDVVMPSIQKLDTLDNVLNNAYENIETTAVNIAAAMKLGQSIGQRISPQVNSLTTIKSKYRYSL, encoded by the coding sequence ATGAAAATTTTAATCGCCCCTGACTCATTTAAAGAAAGCCTAGAAGCAATCGAGGTGCGCCGCGCTATCCAATCTGGATTTAATCAGGTTTTTCCCAATGCCGACTATAGTTTATTGCCCATGGCAGATGGCGGTGAAGGCACCTCTGCGGTGTTATCCTACGCGCTTGGTGGACGCTGGAAAAACGTGTTTGTGAACGATCCATTAATGCGACCGATTACTGCCAAGTATCTGCTATTAGAAAATGAGACTGCGATGATTGAAATCGCGCAAGCCTGCGGTCTGCATTTATTAACGAATGAAGAAAGAAATCCACTCATTACTAGCAGCTACGGTGTTGGCGAACTTATCGCTGATGCTTTAGATGAAGGCGTCAAACGCATCATTATCGGTCTGGGCGGCAGTGCCACCAACGATGCAGGACTCGGTATGCTCATGGCACTAGGAATGATTTTTTGTGACGATGAAGGCACGCCTTTGGCACAAGGTGGTAGCGAGCTTGCTAACTTGCAACAGATAGACGGCGCAAAGCTTCATCCCAAGCTGCAAGATACCGTCTTTGAAGTGGCCTGCGATGTAACCAATCCATTATGCGGCGAATCTGGCGCGAGCGCTATTTTTGGCCCGCAAAAAGGCGCCAGTCCCGAGCAAGTCGCACTATTGGATAAGGCATTAAGTCACTTTGCGATGGTATCTGGACAGCAGGGCTATCAGGACTGTCAAAATATATCAGGCGCAGGGGCAGCAGGCGGTCTTGGTTATGCCTTAATGACCTTTTGCGGCGCCAATCTTAAATCAGGCTTTGATACCGTCGCTGAGACTGTCAGTCTAGAAGAGCACATCGCTAGCGCTGATTTGGTCATTACTGGTGAAGGCAAGCTTGATGCGCAGACTTTAATGGGTAAAGTTGCTGGTGGTATTAGCATGATGGCAAAAGCAAATGGTAAACCTATAATCGCTATTTGCGGTAGCGTTGATACCTTAAATCCTACTCAGACTACTGGGTTTGACGTCGTCATGCCGAGTATTCAAAAGCTGGACACCCTTGATAACGTACTAAACAATGCTTATGAGAATATTGAAACGACTGCGGTCAATATTGCCGCTGCCATGAAGCTAGGGCAAAGCATAGGGCAGAGAATTAGCCCACAAGTTAATTCATTGACCACCATAAAATCTAAATATCGCTACTCTTTATAA
- a CDS encoding LysR family transcriptional regulator — translation MMNITWLRTFCTLVEVGHFTRTAERLHMTQSGVSQHIRKLESQLDVDLLIRQGKQFSLTDAGEELYREADDILQRLANLEQRIGDDPAFAGLVRLMSPGSVGLKLYPQLLTLQQQYPQLVIDYRFAPNSDIERALTKHDIDIGFMTDISDDEGISCQSIAQEALILVTPAMTDEPSWEKLIALGFVDHPDGAHHASMLLSANYSEFQHINDFKKKGFSNQIGLILEPVSRGLGFTVLPAHAVAAYANPELINSHRLPIPVSETLYLAVRRQQALPNRMQIVINEVKKWL, via the coding sequence ATGATGAATATCACGTGGCTACGTACGTTCTGTACCCTTGTTGAAGTGGGGCATTTTACCCGCACTGCCGAGCGCCTACATATGACCCAGTCAGGCGTGAGTCAGCACATACGTAAGCTTGAAAGTCAGTTAGATGTCGACTTGCTCATTCGCCAAGGGAAGCAGTTTTCATTAACGGATGCCGGCGAAGAGCTATACAGGGAAGCGGATGATATCTTGCAGCGTCTAGCAAATCTAGAACAGCGTATCGGTGATGACCCTGCCTTTGCAGGGTTAGTGCGACTGATGTCCCCTGGTAGCGTGGGCTTAAAGTTATATCCGCAGCTTTTGACCTTACAACAACAGTATCCACAGTTGGTGATTGATTATCGCTTTGCGCCAAATAGCGATATAGAGCGAGCGCTTACGAAACACGACATTGATATTGGATTTATGACGGATATCTCAGATGACGAGGGGATAAGTTGCCAGTCAATAGCTCAAGAAGCGCTGATACTGGTAACGCCTGCGATGACTGATGAGCCAAGCTGGGAGAAACTCATAGCGCTTGGGTTTGTCGATCACCCTGATGGTGCCCATCATGCCAGTATGCTGCTGAGCGCCAATTATAGCGAGTTCCAGCATATTAATGACTTTAAGAAAAAAGGATTTTCTAATCAAATTGGCTTGATTTTGGAGCCTGTCAGTAGGGGGCTTGGCTTTACCGTATTACCAGCACACGCGGTTGCAGCGTACGCAAACCCTGAGCTTATTAACAGTCATCGCTTGCCAATACCAGTGAGTGAAACACTATATCTCGCCGTACGGCGCCAGCAAGCCCTACCCAATAGAATGCAAATCGTTATTAACGAGGTAAAAAAGTGGTTGTAA
- a CDS encoding lactoylglutathione lyase family protein — translation MMNNVYPRSFSHIGLSVPDLEAAVKFYTEVMGWYTIMEPTEIVEDDSPIGEMCTEVFGSGWSSFRIAHLSTGDRIGVEIFQFKNQENPENNFEYWKTGIFHFCVQDPNVEELAERIVAAGGKKRMEKPRYYYPGEKPYRMIYMEDPFGNIVEIYSHSYELIYSEGAY, via the coding sequence ATGATGAATAACGTTTATCCGAGAAGCTTTTCGCACATTGGTCTTTCCGTCCCTGACCTAGAAGCAGCGGTAAAATTCTATACTGAAGTGATGGGTTGGTACACCATCATGGAGCCGACCGAAATTGTTGAAGATGACAGCCCGATTGGTGAGATGTGTACGGAAGTCTTTGGCTCAGGTTGGAGCAGTTTCCGTATCGCTCATCTCTCAACTGGTGACCGTATCGGCGTTGAAATCTTTCAATTCAAAAATCAAGAAAACCCTGAAAACAACTTTGAATACTGGAAAACAGGTATTTTTCACTTCTGTGTTCAAGATCCAAACGTGGAAGAGCTTGCTGAGCGCATTGTCGCAGCAGGCGGCAAAAAGCGTATGGAAAAACCGCGTTATTACTACCCCGGCGAAAAACCTTACCGTATGATTTATATGGAAGACCCGTTTGGCAATATCGTTGAAATATACAGCCACAGCTATGAGCTTATTTATAGCGAAGGCGCGTATTAG
- a CDS encoding enoyl-CoA hydratase, with protein sequence MNTTNTDAPTTDTNEPLVIREDSKDSSGVVTLTLNRPKQFNALSVDMLSAMQEELDSIAQDSSIRVVVIAANGKAFCAGHNLKEMRANSDEAFHSALFKQCSQMMLTINQMPQVVIAKVQGIATAAGCQLVAACDLAVASDDSKFATSGINVGLFCSTPAVAVSRNLSRKQAFEMLITGEFIDANMALQQGLINRVAPADQLDATLQSLINAITAKSSVAVKTGKNMFYKQLDMGLADAYEYAGKVMTCNMMADDVSEGIDAFIEKRHAVWTGR encoded by the coding sequence ATGAATACTACAAACACAGACGCCCCTACTACTGATACCAACGAACCGTTAGTTATCAGAGAAGACAGTAAAGATTCAAGCGGCGTCGTCACCCTCACTTTAAATCGCCCTAAACAATTCAACGCGCTATCGGTCGATATGTTATCCGCTATGCAGGAAGAGCTGGACAGCATCGCCCAAGATAGTAGTATACGTGTGGTCGTCATTGCCGCGAATGGCAAGGCGTTTTGTGCAGGTCATAACTTGAAAGAGATGCGTGCAAACTCGGACGAGGCATTCCACAGCGCATTATTCAAGCAGTGTAGTCAGATGATGCTGACCATCAATCAGATGCCGCAAGTAGTGATTGCCAAAGTACAGGGCATCGCTACCGCCGCAGGCTGTCAGCTGGTCGCGGCCTGCGACTTGGCAGTGGCCTCTGATGACTCTAAGTTTGCGACTTCTGGAATAAATGTCGGACTGTTTTGTTCAACCCCTGCCGTTGCCGTCAGCCGCAACTTATCTCGCAAGCAAGCCTTTGAGATGCTTATTACAGGCGAATTTATCGATGCAAATATGGCCTTGCAGCAAGGACTGATTAATCGTGTCGCGCCAGCGGATCAGTTAGATGCAACGCTGCAATCTTTAATCAATGCCATTACCGCTAAATCCTCTGTCGCCGTCAAAACGGGCAAGAATATGTTCTACAAACAATTGGACATGGGTTTAGCCGATGCTTATGAATATGCTGGGAAGGTAATGACTTGCAATATGATGGCAGACGATGTCAGCGAAGGCATTGACGCCTTTATCGAAAAGCGCCATGCGGTATGGACGGGGCGTTAA